The following proteins are co-located in the Lepisosteus oculatus isolate fLepOcu1 chromosome 9, fLepOcu1.hap2, whole genome shotgun sequence genome:
- the nptx1l gene encoding neuronal pentraxin 1 like → MRVAVEGIPWKLFLLSGVLLGGSSQDFGQTQFICTSVPKDMDLCAATMQNSGPAEDLKTTVLQLRETVLQQKETIMNQKETIKELTSKLTRCEGMAEPGDSKPGSRRKDTGSSKNTMGDVSRGPADTLSQLGQTLQSLKQRLENLEQFSRNNNSAQASSLKDLLQTKIDDLEKQVLSRVNSLEEVKPALKNETEQRGKVESTLTSLHHRISDLEKGQKDNRPLDKFQLTFPLRTNYMYAKVKKSLPEMYAFAVCMWIKSSASPGVGTPFSYAVPGQSNELVLIEWGNNPMEILINDKVAKLPFVINDGKWHHICVTWTTRDGVWEAFQDGVLRGNGENLAPYHPIKPQGVLVLGQEQDTLGGGFDATQAFVGELANFNIWDRKLSAGEIYNLATCSSRAQVGNVFSWSESSIDLYGGASKWTFEPCRQIN, encoded by the exons ATGCGAGTCGCCGTGGAGGGGATCCCGTGGAAACTTTTTCTGCTCTCCGGCGTGCTCCTGGGGGGGTCGAGTCAAGACTTCGGGCAGACCCAGTTCATTTGCACGTCCGTGCCCAAGGATATGGACCTGTGCGCCGCGACGATGCAGAACAGCGGGCCGGCGGAGGACCTGAAGACCACGGTGCTGCAGCTGAGAGAGACCGTGCTCCAGCAGAAGGAGACGATCATGAACCAGAAGGAGACGATCAAAGAGCTGACGTCTAAGCTGACCCGCTGTGAGGGCATGGCCGAGCCCGGGGACTCCAAGCCGGGCTCCAGGAGGAAGGACACGGGCTCTTCTAAAAACACGATGGGGGATGTATCGAGGGGTCCCGCGGACACGCTCAGCCAACTAGGACAAACTTTACAATCGCTGAAACAGAGGCTGGAAAACCTCGAG CAATTCAGCAGGAATAACAACTCGGCGCAGGCGAGCAGCCTGAAGGACCTCCTGCAGACCAAGATCGACGACCTGGAGAAGCAGGTGCTGTCGCGGGTGAACAGCCTGGAGGAGGTCAAGCCGGCGCTGAAGAACGAGACGGAGCAGCGGGGCAAAGTCGAGTCCACGCTCACCTCCCTGCACCACAGGATCAGCGACCTGGAGAAAG GTCAGAAAGACAACAGACCCCTGGATAAGTTCCAGCTCACCTTCCCCCTGCGGACGAACTACATGTACGCCAAGGTGAAGAAGAGCCTGCCGGAGATGTACGCCTTCGCCGTGTGCATGTGGATCAAGTCCAGCGCCTCCCCGGGAGTGGGCACGCCCTTCTCCTACGCGGTGCCGGGGCAGTCCAACGAGCTGGTGCTGATCGAGTGGGGCAACAACCCCATGGAGATCCTCATCAACGACAAG gtGGCAAAGCTGCCCTTCGTCATCAATGATGGGAAGTGGCACCACATCTGCGTCACCTGGACCACGCGCGACGGCGTCTGGGAGGCTTTCCAGGACGGAGTGTTGCGGGGCAACGGCGAGAACTTGGCCCCCTATCACCCCATCAAGCCCCAAggagtcctggtcctggggcaGGAGCAG gacACACTGGGAGGAGGGTTTGATGCCACCCAAGCCTTTGTCGGCGAGCTGGCGAATTTCAACATCTGGGACAGGAAGCTGTCGGCCGGGGAGATCTACAACCTGGCCACCTGCAGCAGTAGGGCTCAGGTGGGCAACGTTTTCTCCTGGTCGGAGAGCAGCATTGACCTCTACGGGGGCGCCTCGAAGTGGACATTCGAGCCCTGTcgccagatcaactga